The Triplophysa dalaica isolate WHDGS20190420 chromosome 14, ASM1584641v1, whole genome shotgun sequence DNA window CCGCTTGAGCTGCTCTCTGCGGGAAAATGGAGAGCTTCTCTTTTAGGTCAAAGTGATTTGTTTTAAGTAATGTTTTACTGAGTTTGCCTTTTATCCAAAAGTCACATTTTCTTACACTAAAGTACTGGAAAAGTTTGACTGGGCAGCCAACCACAAACTCTTATGCTTGAGTCTTGATAACAGATCAAACATTAtcgaaaaatacattttatttatttttcattgattTCCGAAGTTCCAATAAGAATCTGCTGGGCAGAGTTAGTGTATAATCTctgtttaaaatacttttacattcCTTTATATTAAGAAGATATTAATAAATCCTTAGGGGTGCTTCGGCGGGGCTAAGCAATTTTCTGATGGGGCCATAGCCCCATAAAGCCCCCCCAGCGCTGCCACTGTAACCGCcacaataacatttgtttagGGTTCTGACGCGGAGGAGAGGAAATAGTTGGAttaatttgttctttttgttttattgtgcgcAAAGAAGTATTCTCTGTGCTTTATAAAACGAAGGTTGAGCCACTGAAGTCACATGGACTATTTTATTGATGTCTTTATGAATTTGTGCTTTAGCGTACATTGCTGTCTATGGGGAAGTCAGAAAGCTCATAGGAtctcataaaaaaaaactaaatttgtgtTCAGAAGATTTACAGAGGTCGTACGGTTGTTGaacgacttgagggtgagtattGGTTAAATATCCATTTAACTATGTTCACACCACACAAATCCTCACAAATCACGATTTTCACCGGGCTGTCCTGAcctaatatttataaaacacttcTTGTGAGAATACACTTCCACCTTCCccaaaataagccccttcacTTATCATCCTTTAATGTCTGCTGttacaaaaacataacaacactGAAATTACACTTTGGaagacagaataaaacacacacaaaagcacttGTACAGAAAATGATTTGTGTACTTGGAATTATTGCTCAATCCCTTGTTGTTACTGAGATATTGCCGAGCCCCATTGCAACAATTTTCTCATGCGTACCTGAATTGAATATACTTCATATTTTGCGCACAAGTTCTTCACACACAAGTATGACAGGGGTGCAGGTGACCGCTGCCAGAGGGAAGGTATCAAAATGAAAGATGAACTTCAGTCGTGATTATAGGAATCAGTTTAGCGCCCCATCAAAGGATATCAGTCATTTACATCACAAAGGCCCTGTAAAGATCAATGAATGGTGTCCAGGAGTGAATGGTGACAGTAAAGTGACATGCCCACAGTATTTTAACAGATACTCTCCTCCTCTGCTGGAAGCTCCTGCCTAATAGAGGAACAAAAGCAGAGATAAGAGACACACATAAATCATGTCAATGCTCTCAAACCACCACATTGTCCTCAGGAATGGCGTTGGAACTGAAACAGATTACCACTATCAAAACCTGTGATGAAAACAATTAACACCTCAGGCTTCTGACAGACACAGCTCTGTGCAGTGAGGTAATGAATTTACCTCATTGCTATTAAGCTCTCGATGCCACATGGCTGTTATATCGAGCACTTATCGAGTGCAGATTACTGGCTTGGACGTACTTAACCTCACAAGTGTAAATAACTACAGCACGACTTTGCCATCGCCTGTATACACACATGAATGAACAAGACAGCAGACCACAGACCGTCCAGTCTGTGCTTCTTTTCACAACTAGCAAACATATAACCCCACTCTGAGGCTTTCTCCATTTTCACCAGCTCTGTTGAACTGTCATTGAACTCGGAGTCTGTGTATTTGCTCCCCACAGATGCAATTTGGCTCGGTGCACTTTCATGCCAAGACCACATACTCTGTGATATCTAATAGGCTTTTCCTAAAgttagaaacagaagagaaagTATGAGGGAAGTATTCAAAGACATGTAGCCCCCTCAAAAGGGGAGTTTTTTTAGTATGTTTACTTTGTTTATGGTGTTTACCTATTAACAGCTTAATGCGTTATTCTTGTGTGTTCTATAACTGTTTCTTTGGTCCGCTGGTATATGCCAAgagtatacatttatatgcgTGTCCcctttaagaagttttttttcaatgctGAAGTTTGGTTTACGTGCACTTGGTAAAAACGTGGGTTTCTGCAATCATGTTTGATTATACAGGGTTGATTGGGTGAATAAGTGCTTAGACCCGCCTATGTATAAGAGATaatgatgtgattggtcaatgATCGGGAGgaagagaaaaaaggaaaaaaaagtcATCGATATAGATCGGGAGGATATATCCGCAAACCGCGAGTTATATTGAGATTTTCGTGAGTGTTTTGTAAATTGATTGATGTGTATTGGTTGACACAGGCAATGTGTTACAGTATTTTTCACTTAGACTATTTTGCCCGTGAGCGAGAGCGGCAGCACGTTCGGTTAGCCTTTAATTAGTTGCCGGATCACATAGCGCTGTGGAAAGTGTTTTTGTGCTACAAACTTTAATGGTGCCGGCTGGCCGTGATTATTCTGTCGTGGGAAGCGATTAAGGAACTACAAAGCTTTTGTCGGGATACCGGATAGCGCACCCAGCCACCGGGAGCGTTGGGTGTTCCTCCGGCATCGTGGGACGGTTGGCGGAAAGTCACTGATCGTGTTTATTGTGCAGCCCAGGAGAATATCGTGAGTGCATAAGGAACACAGGTACccttattgattttattttgctcGCAGAAGAGCGAAGAGGCCAGTTTGCTGTTTCATAGGCCCCTACGCTCACAAGCAACGACTCAGGCCTGcctcggggggggggggggggagtgtttgtgtgtgcgagtgtgtgagTGGGCCCACTTTAGGttaatttattgtatatatctttacatttacattgatcgTTGTTACACTAGCGAACAGTGTTCCCTCGTTGAGGACTGTTAATTGTGTTGTCAACAGTTTGTATTTCTTACCATCTTTAATCCGCAGGTTAGGGTGCGGGTGCAAACTAGCAGACCATTAACGAAACACCAAGGGTATTGATAATAACAGGTTATCGGGGTTAATCTTCCCCAGGGGGATATATCTGGTTTATTTTTAGGTATAGTTATTATTTCCAGCTGTACATCTCTCTATTTGAGCTTTGCTGTATGTTGAAGGGATTATTCATTCCTGAAATCTAGATATACACGTCTGCTTTATTCTATTGATTTGTAGCTAaccttcatttgttttatttcatttctattttataaataaatctctttaacttaaatttctctaggtcatttatttattattcaaactAACAGAGAGGGGGATTTAATACATTGTCGAGAGACAATAATAATAAGGATCCGGTGCTCCACCCTTTAGAGTTTAGGTCAGAAAAACCTAGGAGGGCAGGGGGCGCTACATAAAAtgggggctcgtccgggattttcCCCTCACTGTTATACGAAGAGAAGAGACTAATCAAGACCCCGTAAGTGAAGTccgaagaaaaaaaactgaaaaaaaaaaactacctTCTTACGACACTTAACTGTTTTCTGTTGAAAGATGTCTTTCAGAAGTAATCCTCTCCTTCAGAATGAACTTACTGCTTGGTGCAGAGAGGCTGGAATCGACCCAGCGCACGCTTTGCTGTTGACAGGAGTACCAGAAAGTGCAGAGGTTACACACATTGAAGAAGTTGCCGAAAGGGTGAAAGTCTTCGGAAGAGTGCGCGTTCGAGATACGAAAAAAGGAGCCACACCCACCTCACTACTGGTGTTGTGTGAATCTAAAGAGGCCGTAGACCCAACACGCTGTCCTACCGAGCTGAGACCCaacactgatgatgatgatgatgaggagatCTGGATTGTGATTGCGGCCACTGACCAAACATCTGCCACAACGACACCTGCAGGATTTGCAGACAAGCTCTCCAAGTTGCTCAGGGATGAAGGAAAGACTATGACGGATCTGCAGGCTCTGTTCCCTCCGCTTAGTTCCAATCTCAGTTCCCCTGAGTCAATCATCCGTGCCGTCGGTGAAATACTAGAAAAAAATGCCAGACCACAAAGTGACAGCAGTGCCTACCGTCGTTTACGTACCTTCTCTGGCACTATTCCACCACCGACGGGAGAAGAAACCATGGAACATTGGGTCGAGCAGGCTAAAATGATGATAACTGAATGCGAGTGCTCTGAGAAAGAAAAACGTAGAAGGATTGTTGAAAGTTTAAAGGGACCAGCCCTGGAGATTATAAAAGCAGTTCGCTTGTCCAGTCCTGATGCTAGCGCCCTGCAGTACCTTGAAGCTCTGGAAAGTACATTCGGATCATCGGAGTCTGGTGAGGACTTGTACTTTGCTTTTCGGCTCCTCCGACAGTGTCCTGGCGAGTCCTTATCTTATTTTCTGAGAAGGATGGAGAAATCACTCACTAAAGTCGTGCAAAGAGGTGGGATAAATCCAGCAAATGTTGACAAAGCGAGAGTTGAATAACTGATTCCTGGAGCTGTAGAATCTGACATGATGCTTTTGCAGTTGAGACTAAGGGAGAGAAAAGCACGTCCACCAACCTTCCTGAGCCTCTTGAATGAGATCCGTGAAGCTGAAGAGGGTGAAATCAGTCGCCGCAAGATCACTGCAACAGCAAAACCTATACACTTCCAGGGGGAGGAAAAGATATCTCCTCCATTTGTGCGTGAGCTCAAAGCAGAGATTCACGAACTGAGGGCCCAGCTGAGAGGGGAAAGTTCAAACAACCTACCATCTTCCTCCATGATGTTAGAGCCTAGAACAAAGCTGCGGCCTTCCAACGCCACAGACCCACAAGAGCCTGGGAAGAATTTCGAAGtccatgctttaaaaaaacaagttcagcAGTTACAACAACAGCTAGTTGCCATGAGTGTTGGTCAAAGTAGTTCAGTGAATCCGGCTCAAGAAACATCCCAGCCCTATCCACATCTGTCCAGACCCAAGCCTGTTGGAAACAAGGACGATTACTTTTGTTATCGGTGTGGAGAAGACGGACACATTGCCACTAAATGTCATGCAACTGAGAATCCCACCCAAGTGATTAATAAGCTTGTCCGCTCCTTAAGGAAGGCTAAGGGAATGAGGAATGATCCGAACTACCGTGGCCCTCCAGGGGATCAATCATGTTTTTCCAGGAATAGCCATGTTAAAATCCGGGAGCCAAGTGTTCTACCCAAAGGTTTAGTGGGACCTGCCTCTACCGTGGCCGTGAAGATTTGTGGACATCCATGCCATGCTCTTCTGGACAGTGGTTCCCAAGTCACCATTGTATTTGACTCGTGGTATTCTCAAAACATTCCAGACAGGCCCATACATCCTCTTGCGGGGTTATCCATTTGGGGCCTAAGCTCGTCCAGTTATCCTTACAAAGGCTATGTCGTGGTGGATGTTTCCTTCCCTGGTACACTCACGGGTGTGGAAGAGACTACAGCTATCCTTGCTTTAGTTTGCCCAGAACCTCAAGGTCCACCCCAGTTTCCAGTGATAATCGGAACCAATGCTAGTTTCTTTCAGCGACTGACTGCTGGAAATGGCACCCCAAGTGAAACAAACCGTGCCCACTCTCTGAGGATCCAAACCCAATCAGCCTGCCATCCATTTCAAAGCGAACGAAACACTGCTCTGGATCGACCTGAAGGTACAGTGACATGGGAAGGCCCAGAAACTTTCAGTATCCCAGCCCGAGGGGAGAGGTATGCCTGGTGCAAAGTGGACTCTGATAAGCCCTTGAGGGAAGATATCTTTCTCATTGAAACCTCATCGGGTGATTCTCTTCCTGCTGGTTTGTTTATTCCCCCAGTTGTACTGCCTTCTTCTGCTGTGGATGTGAATAACTTCAGAGTCTTGATCCACAACGAAACCAACAAAGATCTCTCCATTCCTGCGGGGAGTGTAATTGCCCGGGTATTCCCCACTGATACAGTTACTGTGGCTCACGGAGTTCAAGAATCCAAGAAACCGATCAATCTGGAGTTGTTTGACTTTAGTGAGTCCACCATTCCGACTGCCTGGGAACAGAGATTACGCAAGAAGTTGGCTGAGCGAAATAAAGTGTTCTCCATTGAAGAATGGGATGTAGGTCTAGCCAAAGATgtcacacatcacatcagactGAGTGACCCCCGACCCTTTAGAGAACGTTCTCGACGCATTGCTCTAGCTGATATTGATGATGTAAGACGTCATCTTAAAAACCTTCTAGCTACTGGTATCATCAAGGAATCCCGAAGCCCATATGCGTCACCTATAGTGATAGCTAGGAAAAAAAGTGGAGCTATAAGGATGTGCATAGACTATCGCACCTTAAACAGTCGCACCGTCCCAGACCAGTATGTTACCCCGCGAATCGATGATGCTTTAGACTGTCTGGCCGGCAGCAAATGGTTCTCAGTCTTGGATCTTCGCAGCGGTTACTATCAGATAGCCATGTCTGAAGAGGACAAAGAGAAGACTGCCTTTATCTGTCCTCTGGGATTCTACCAGTTTCAGCGCATGCCACAGGGCATCACCGGAGCCCCAGCTACATTTCAAAGGCTTATGGAAAGAGTAGTCAGTGACATGCATCTCCTACAAGTTATCGTGTACCTTGACGACCTCATCGTGTTCGGCCGCACCCTCGAGGAGCATGAAGAGAGACTGTTGAAAGTTCTTGACAGACTAGAGGAATGGGGCCTGAAGGTATCCATAGACAAGTGCCAGTTCTGCCGTCCAAGAGTCAAGTATGTGGGCCACATTGTGTCATCTGCTGGTATAGCTCCCGACCCTGAAAAAATTTCTGCGGTAACTCTGTGGAAAGAGCCTACTGACCTGAAATATTTGCGGTCCTTCCTTGGATTCTGTGGGTTTTATCGTCGTTTCATTAAGGGTTACTCTTCAATTGTCAGACCCCTGACTGAGCTAACTAAAGGATACCCTCCTGCAAAAAGTAGAAGCAAGATGGATGTAAAGAATTACTACAAGGAGACCGAACCATTCAGGGAGCGATGGGATAAAGAGTGTAGAGAGGCTTTCCACAGTATCATCCACTGCCTAACTCATGCACCAGTGCTTGCTTTTGCTGATCCAGCTCTGCCGTATGTACTTCATGTGGATGCAAGTCTGAGTGGCCTTGGGGCTGTCTTGAATCAGGAGTATTCTGATGGACTGCGGCCTGTGGCCTTTGCTAGCCGAAAGCTGAGTGCTTCCGAGCAACGCTATCCCATACACCAGCTGGAGTTCCTGGCTCTAAAGTGGTCTGTCGTGGACAAGTTTCACAATTACTTGTATGGTGCCCAGTTTGTGGTGAGGACCGACAACAATCCTCTTACTTACGTATTGACGACTGCCAAGCTGAACGCGACCGGTCATAGGTGGTTGGCCGCTTTGGCCACATACAGTTTCAGCCTGCAGTATAAACCCGGAAAACATAACATCGATGCTGATTTCCTTTCTCGGGATCCTACCAACGTGGATGTATCTTCTTCTTGGACTGAAATTCCACAGTCTGGTGTCAAAGCCATCTGTCAGCTGGCCAGTCTTCCTTGCAGTTCTGAATCCACCCGACTGGTAGACCAGCTATGTGTTTCTCCAGGTAGCATCCCATCTGCCTACTCATGCCCTACATGGGTGGAAGGGGGTAGTATGACACAGTTGACCAATGCAGACCTGAAGATGGCGCAAGAAGAGGACCCTGTTATTCGAGAAGTGAAACGAGACATTGAACTTGGTCAAGGACCTAACCCTGTAAAGAGTTCCGACCCTGTGCTGGCTCTCCTACAACGTCAGGGTTCAAAACTGGTGGTCCGTAACAACTTGCTGCACCGGGTCACTAAAACTCAAGATGGAAAAGAGAAAGTCCAGTTAGTTCTGCCTTTGAAGCATCGATCCACCGTTTTGCAATCTTTACATGATGATTGTGGTCATCTGGGAGTGGAGCGGACAACGGAGCTTCTCAGAGACCGGTTTTACTGGCCACGTATGACTAGCGACATTGAGCAATACATTAAGAATTGTGGGCCTTGCATTACCCGAAAGACCATCCCTCAGAAGTCTGCACCGTTGAACCACATTACCAGCAGTGGCCCTCTTGACCTGGTATGCATTGATTTCTTGTCACTGGAACCTGATTCTAAGGGCATTGCCAATGTGTTAGTAATAACTGATCACTTCACTCGCTACGCTCAGGCTTTCCCTACGAAAGACCAGCGGGCCGTGACTGTTGCTAAAGTCTTGGTAGAGAAGTTCTTCGTCCACTATGGGTAGCCTTCCCGAATTCACTCGGACCAGGGAAGAGACTTTGAAAGCCGCCTGATACGAGAGCTCCTAGGGATGCTGGGAATTCGTAAATCACGGACCACACCTTACCACCCCCAGGGTGACCCACAGCCAGAACGCTTTAACCGGACTCTTCTCTCCATGCTCGGTACTCTGGATCCTGTCAAAAAGAGTAAGTGGAGTCAACATGTCAGTCAACTGGTACATGCCTATAATTGTACAAGGAATGATGCGACCGGTTACTCTCCCTATTACCTCCTTTTCGGAAGAGAAGCCCGTCTACCAGTTGATGTGTGTTTTGGCCTATCTTCTGATGGAACGAAAGGAGTGAATCATCAGCAATATGTTGAGAGAATGAAAACGGAACTACAAAAGGCTTACCAACTTGCTGCGGAAACCGCATTAAAGGTCCATCAAAGAAACAAACGGCTCTACGACCGAAAAGTGAAGAATCAAATGTTAATGGTTGGAGACCGTGTGCTCATCAGAAACCTTGCCTTCACAGGAAAGCACAAATTGCAAGATCGTTGGAACTCCTTACCTTACATTGTCAAGGAGAAGCTGAAGGGCTTACCGGTCTACCGATTGCGACCTGAGAGTGGAATGGGAGGGATACGAACGATGCACAGGGACCACCTTTTACCCATTGGAGACCAAGTGAGATTGCTACGGTCTGAGGACGTTGACAAAATCCTGCAACCACCTGTAACCAGAGCAAAAACAGCGAGACAGAGACTAAAGACACAGAGCTCCGACCCTGTAGGTCTTGTGGAAAGTGACTTTTCCGAGAGTGATGATGATCTTTGCTATTACCGCCCAGAATGTATTAGCTTGCCAAGAAGATGGCCTTTAACTCTGTGCGAAGGAGAACCGGAAAGTCTGCAGCCCGAAAATGACCAGGAGCTTAATCAGACAGGTGTTGGTGGAGATGCTCCAACTGTGGATGATCCAGGGGAGATTCTGAATGAGCCTCCTGAAATCGAAGTGGACCCGCATTTGGAAGGGGCTGAAAGTGTTTCCCAAGTAGAGGCAGAACTTGCTGGTTTGCGTAAATCCCGGAGAGAAGTAAGACCGGTGGTTAAACTTAGCTATGATGAGTTAGGCCGGCCCACAAATAAGCCCTTGACGTTGGTCCATCGAGGAATGGTGGTTCACGTTGAAGAGATCTCCCCGAAGAAGGTCTGCAGCACTGCATGGTGTCACCCCATGGCGCAGTGCCCCCATTGTGTGCGGCGGTACCCCTGCCCTAATGTCCAAACAGTAATACAAACATAGTAACCTTAGACTCATGAGGGCATGATCATTTAGAAGGGGGAGGGTGTAGCCCCCTCAAAAGGGGAGTTTTTTTAGTATGTTTACTTTGTTTATGGTGTTTACCTATTAACAGCTTAATGCGTTATTCTTGTGTGTTCTATAACTGTTTCTTTGGTCCGCTGGTATATGCCAAgagtatacatttatatgcgTGTCCcctttaagaagttttttttcaatgctGAAGTTTGGTTTACGTGCACTTGGTAAAAAACGTGGGTTTCTGCAATCATGTTTGATTATACAGGGTTGATTGGGTGAATAAGTGCTTAGACCCGCCTATGTATAAGAGATaatgatgtgattggtcaatgATCGGGAGgaagagaaaaaaggaaaaaaaagtcATCGATATAGATCGGGAGGATATATCCGCAAACCGCGAGTTATATTGAGATTTTCGTGAGTGTTTTGTAAATTGATTGATGTGTATTGGTTGACACAGGCAATGTGTTACAGTATTTTTCACTTAGACTATTTTGCCCGTGAGCGAGTTCCTCCGGCATCGTGGGACGGTTGGCGGAAAGTCACTGATCGTGTTTATTGTGCAGCCCAGGAGAATATCGTGAGTGCATAAGGAACACAGGTACccttattgattttattttgctcGCAGAAGAGCGAAGAGGCCAGTTTGCTGTTTCATAGGCCCCTACGCTCACAAGCAACGACTCAGGCCTGcctcggggggggggggggagtgtttgtgtgtgcgagtgtgtgagTGGGCCCACTTTAGGTTACTTTATTGTAtatatctttacatttacattgatcgTTGTTACACTAGCGAACAGTGTTCCCTCGTTGAGGACTGTTAATTGTGTTGTCAACAGTTTGTATTTCTTACCATCTTTAATCCGCAGGTTAGGGTGCGGGTGCGGGTGCAAACTAGCAGACCATTAACGAAACACCAAGGGTATTGATAATAACAGGTTATCGGGGTTAATCTTCCCCAGGGGGATATATCTGGTTTATTTTTAGGTATAGTTATTATTTCCAGCTGTACATCTCTCTATTTGAGCTTTGCTGTATGTTGAAGGGATTATTCATTCCTGAAATCTAGATATACACGTCTGCTTTATTCTATTGATTTGTAGCTAaccttcatttgttttatttcatttctattttataaataaatctctttaacttaaatttctctaggtcatttatttattattcaaactAACAGAGAGGGGGATTTAATACATTGTCGAGAGACAATAATAATAAGGATCCGGTGCTCCACCCTTTAGAGTTTAGGTCAGAAAAACCTAGGAGGGCAGGGGGCGGTACAGACATATCTGCAACTCGACTAGCTCAGTGTGAATAAATGCTCAGACGAATGATTTCAACTTAGAAGTGGCTTAATGGCAGTGTGTTGACTGGTATATCAGATCAATTTAACATAATACAGTTTTGTTGTATTCTCTGGAAAATTGTTTCTATCTCAATTTGCCAATTACTTTTAAAGAATGACTTAACCACTATCAGCTGCTAAACAATATCATTACCCTACAGCAATTGTATTATTACGACCAACATCAGTAGTCGGGAAACACAATTGTATGGCCTTCATTCATCTTTAGAAAACAAGGAGAGCTTTCTGACCCCCTATAGACAGCAACGCAACGTCCTCAAAGTACATAAAGTTAGTAAAGATGCCGTCGTTCACATTCTGAAAGTCTAGTGTGAGCGCATTCAGTTGTAATGGCCACtggtatatttgtattttaaattcattttaatgaatgtgtGTCCCTGCACTGGACAACAGAAAATAGAAATTAAGAAttacaacacaaacatgcttTTCAAGCAAAAAAGTTccacttatttaaaaaagataattgCATGAAACAATGTCTTGCTACTTTTTGTTTTCGACTTCAATGATGCATAATAAAGGTTAAATACGTTTGTAATTAAAACAAGAGTGAAGAGAGTAATTTGTTATTAGTGAAAGTAAAAAACTAAGAATTTTCCTACATACAGTAATACCCATTGCTTAAGATTAAGAAACTTAGAATATGAGGATTTACTgagtttattttaagtaatattacagaaaaatatattaatgaaaATGGCAGAATTTATACTATATCCCAATATTACACAATGTTCGTTTCATTAAAGACTCCGCTGCGTTCCGTTGTCATTTGTATTGAGGCTCCGTAAATATGATAacaattagcttttatttatttgtaacaaTTTGACAATTTTGTAGCAAAGTTCacagtagggaaggaaggaggcgggaactgtcgaacattcaaacacaatttaatcaaaataaacaaacaataaaaaggaAGTACTGccacaagaacacaaatacaaactttaCAAATGTCCGTGCCCGGACTTAACATAtgtcttatgctcccgatccccttcgtgagatatgcgggacctgTGTGCGCACAACTTATTCCCACTATctctcacgccaccggccccacCTCACAACTCTCGTCCAGCCTTCCTCGttacaaatttatatttaacttaaGATGGTTACGTGCATCCTTTTTTATAAAGGAAAAACTTCATTCTTATTGCACCTTTTGTACtgcattaaataattataatataaagtgttcagatgcaaaacccttACATCCGTCAAAAATGATTTCATGATGTTGAGTGAATGCTTTCCACACATGTTATTCATATAACAATTTCCCTTGAAAACCCGCTAAATACCAAACTCTGCCCGGTCTGAAATATCTGAGCCTGATAAAAAATGCCAATTAAAAGAAATTAGGTCTGACGGGTTTAAAGCGTTTTGCAGTTTAACTGTAcatgtatttcctgtttttattttggaacATCTATATAATAACCCCAAAAGGGttacttatttattatattattttagcttatttctttcacttttgtcAGCATATAGCCAGAAGTCTATACCGTTTCTTAATCAAACTTAATAAAAGTGATGGCACAACGACTGGCTCATTAATTCTTAGACTAGAAAAATGACACTACACACTGAACGATTTTATCTGGGATTCTAAACAACGACTAGAATAGACCAGGCATGATTATTGG harbors:
- the LOC130435988 gene encoding paraneoplastic antigen Ma1 homolog; this encodes MSFRSNPLLQNELTAWCREAGIDPAHALLLTGVPESAEVTHIEEVAERVKVFGRVRVRDTKKGATPTSLLVLCESKEAVDPTRCPTELRPNTDDDDDEEIWIVIAATDQTSATTTPAGFADKLSKLLRDEGKTMTDLQALFPPLSSNLSSPESIIRAVGEILEKNARPQSDSSAYRRLRTFSGTIPPPTGEETMEHWVEQAKMMITECECSEKEKRRRIVESLKGPALEIIKAVRLSSPDASALQYLEALESTFGSSESGEDLYFAFRLLRQCPGESLSYFLRRMEKSLTKVVQRGGINPANVDKARVE